In a single window of the Alphaproteobacteria bacterium LSUCC0684 genome:
- a CDS encoding cytochrome c produces the protein MILKTNAKSASRLYITSLFAGSFVVVSGVLIGGLAHAHKDATGIVKERMDNFKKSQENLKSIRRLIRDGEAEAIVPLADEIRNWAVRIPEYFPEGSGAAPSEAAAAIWEDVEGFRKAARSHEQAADTLSRLARSGDIAGLDDAFGELAGSCKACHQRFRQ, from the coding sequence ATGATCCTGAAAACCAACGCCAAATCCGCAAGCCGACTTTATATCACCTCTCTTTTTGCGGGATCTTTCGTGGTGGTGTCTGGCGTGCTGATTGGCGGGTTGGCCCATGCCCATAAAGATGCAACCGGCATCGTCAAGGAGCGGATGGATAATTTCAAGAAAAGCCAGGAAAACCTCAAATCCATCCGGCGGCTGATCCGGGATGGGGAGGCTGAAGCCATTGTCCCGCTGGCAGATGAGATCCGCAACTGGGCGGTTCGGATACCTGAATATTTTCCCGAAGGCAGTGGCGCTGCGCCCTCCGAGGCTGCGGCCGCAATCTGGGAAGATGTTGAAGGGTTCCGAAAGGCCGCCAGAAGTCATGAACAGGCAGCGGATACACTTTCACGTCTTGCCCGAAGCGGCGATATTGCAGGGCTTGATGATGCTTTCGGGGAATTGGCGGGCAGTTGCAAAGCCTGCCACCAGCGGTTTCGGCAATAA
- a CDS encoding peroxidase-related enzyme (This protein belongs to a clade of uncharacterized proteins related to peroxidases such as the alkylhydroperoxidase AhpD.), translating into MTASPDQLHISRYPVPEITSLPEDMREMIMAVQEKAGFVPNVFLGLAHRPDELRAFFAYHEVLMRRESGLTKAEKEMIVVATSAENDCLYCVVAHGAILRVYEKNPRIADQIATNYRHAEISPRQKAMLDFAVAVANKSSELAEADFSILREHGFSDEDIWDIGAISAFFAMSNRLASMLALRPNDEFYALGR; encoded by the coding sequence ATGACCGCGTCGCCTGATCAGCTCCATATTTCACGCTATCCTGTGCCTGAAATCACGTCTCTTCCCGAAGACATGAGGGAGATGATCATGGCCGTGCAGGAAAAGGCAGGTTTCGTGCCCAATGTCTTTCTGGGGCTTGCGCACCGTCCCGATGAGTTGCGGGCCTTTTTTGCCTATCATGAAGTGCTGATGCGGCGCGAATCCGGCCTGACAAAGGCTGAAAAGGAAATGATCGTTGTGGCGACATCGGCGGAAAACGACTGCCTTTACTGCGTGGTGGCCCATGGCGCCATTCTCCGTGTTTATGAGAAGAATCCCCGAATTGCCGACCAGATTGCCACCAATTACCGGCACGCGGAGATCTCACCGCGGCAGAAGGCCATGCTTGATTTTGCCGTCGCCGTTGCCAACAAATCATCGGAACTGGCAGAAGCAGATTTCAGCATCTTGCGTGAACATGGATTTTCCGATGAGGATATCTGGGATATCGGGGCGATTTCAGCTTTCTTTGCCATGAGCAACCGGCTTGCAAGTATGCTGGCGCTTCGTCCGAATGATGAATTCTATGCGCTGGGGCGCTAA
- a CDS encoding multicopper oxidase family protein, translating into MMLTRRSMIQSLAASVAFTAIPVPGLAGEQVYDLTAAPAEFPLAGSEGDPTRLWLYNGTSPGPLIRARKGDILKVNFTNRLDQPTTVHWHGIRNINAMDGVPELTQPAVEPGETFTYTFPLPDAGSFWYHAHNKSWEQVARGLYGPLIVSEDAPRADPHDILLVADDWRLDEGYQLDEQSFGSLMDWSHQGRLGNWLTINGESRPRVNLPRSTARIRLMNTANARTLAFRFGDGLPVEIIALDGAACTPFRTDTIRLAPAQRVDLLLDGNAEIDALYEVSSSRPFAAAWFTRNEEVAGGSGKRLLPDPAPLYPMPLIDGATIIPIHMQGGAMGNLAAAEFEGEVLPLRELATEHSKLWAFNGVVGGYHHILADLSLGERAVLRVRNDTRWEHAMHLHGHHFWVRSREFGDQERHVLRDTYLMAPGEEADLVFIADNPGLWLFHCHMLEHHAAGMGGVISIS; encoded by the coding sequence ATGATGCTGACTCGCCGTTCGATGATCCAGTCGCTCGCCGCATCAGTCGCCTTCACAGCGATCCCTGTGCCGGGGCTGGCGGGAGAGCAGGTTTATGATCTGACAGCCGCGCCAGCCGAATTCCCGCTTGCCGGAAGTGAAGGTGATCCGACCCGTCTCTGGCTCTACAACGGCACCTCGCCGGGGCCGCTGATCCGTGCCCGCAAGGGAGATATCCTCAAGGTGAATTTCACCAACAGACTCGATCAGCCGACGACGGTGCACTGGCACGGCATCCGCAACATCAATGCCATGGATGGTGTGCCGGAACTGACCCAGCCTGCGGTTGAACCTGGTGAGACCTTTACCTATACCTTTCCTCTCCCCGATGCCGGGAGTTTCTGGTATCACGCCCATAACAAATCCTGGGAACAGGTGGCCCGCGGACTTTATGGTCCGCTGATTGTCAGCGAAGATGCGCCCAGGGCTGATCCACATGACATTCTCCTCGTTGCCGATGACTGGCGTCTGGATGAGGGCTATCAGCTTGATGAGCAGAGCTTTGGCTCACTCATGGACTGGTCGCATCAGGGGCGGCTTGGCAACTGGCTGACCATCAATGGAGAGAGCAGACCCCGGGTGAATCTGCCCCGGTCAACCGCCCGCATCCGCCTGATGAATACGGCCAATGCCCGGACCCTTGCGTTTCGTTTCGGGGATGGACTGCCTGTTGAAATCATTGCCCTTGACGGCGCTGCCTGCACGCCCTTCCGCACCGATACGATCCGGCTGGCGCCAGCCCAGCGTGTTGATCTTCTTCTTGATGGAAATGCGGAAATCGACGCTCTTTATGAGGTCAGCTCCAGCCGACCTTTTGCTGCGGCATGGTTTACCCGCAACGAGGAGGTGGCGGGCGGGAGCGGAAAACGTCTCCTTCCAGATCCGGCCCCGCTCTACCCCATGCCCCTGATCGATGGTGCAACGATTATTCCGATCCACATGCAGGGGGGTGCCATGGGCAACCTTGCCGCCGCCGAATTCGAGGGCGAGGTGCTGCCCTTGCGTGAACTTGCGACCGAGCATTCCAAACTCTGGGCCTTCAATGGCGTGGTGGGGGGATATCATCATATCCTGGCTGATCTGTCGCTTGGTGAGCGCGCGGTTCTGCGTGTCCGGAACGATACGAGATGGGAGCATGCCATGCATCTGCACGGGCATCATTTCTGGGTCCGCTCGCGTGAATTCGGAGATCAGGAGCGGCATGTTCTGCGCGATACCTATCTGATGGCGCCAGGTGAAGAAGCCGATCTTGTCTTCATTGCCGATAATCCGGGCCTGTGGCTTTTCCACTGCCATATGCTTGAACATCATGCCGCCGGCATGGGCGGCGTGATCAGCATCAGCTAG
- a CDS encoding DUF4396 domain-containing protein — MSAIATSEGISWTCRHTWRRASINTMWCLIGCSIGDMGTILFFQVSGIDWPTLAIMSLAIMNGLLTSIILETIILSRQMALALALKTALGMSLLSMISMEVAMNAVDVMLTGGARLTWWVLPIMLTAGFITPLPYNYWRLKALGKACH, encoded by the coding sequence ATGAGCGCGATTGCAACAAGTGAAGGAATCAGCTGGACCTGTCGGCACACCTGGCGGCGGGCATCGATCAATACGATGTGGTGTCTTATCGGCTGTTCCATCGGCGATATGGGAACAATACTTTTTTTCCAGGTGAGCGGCATTGACTGGCCGACGCTGGCGATCATGAGTCTGGCGATCATGAACGGTCTTTTGACGTCAATTATTCTTGAAACCATTATTCTTTCCCGGCAGATGGCGCTGGCGCTGGCGCTTAAAACCGCGCTTGGCATGTCACTCCTGTCGATGATTTCCATGGAAGTGGCGATGAATGCGGTGGACGTGATGCTCACCGGTGGAGCGCGGCTCACCTGGTGGGTATTGCCCATCATGCTGACGGCCGGGTTTATCACGCCGCTGCCGTATAATTACTGGCGGCTGAAAGCGCTGGGCAAGGCCTGCCATTAA
- a CDS encoding sulfatase-like hydrolase/transferase, producing MSPQRNILFIMFDQLRFDYLGCTGHPHLDTPNIDRLAQQSLRFNRCYVQSPVCGASRMSFYTGRYVSSHGAAWNNVPLKVGEVTLGDHLRNAGMDAVLIGKTHMRVDARGMARLGLAPDSVIGARVAECGFDAFIRDDGLWGEGPDGAYDQKPSPYQAYLRSRGYDGGNPWHDYANAGVDDDGNIASGWLYENAGLPANIREEDSETPWLTREAIRFLEERKSSPETPWLCHLSYIKPHWPYIVPAPYHDIYGAQHFLPVNRHEDELKNPNPVYAAFAGNAIGQAFRKESVRAKALGAYMGLIKQIDDQMGVLFSWLEESGQMDNTMIVITSDHGDYMGDHWLGEKDLFHEPSVKVPLIIHDPSSKADASRGNVSDALVESIDLAPTFLDFIGSPQPDEILEGRSLMPFLHGETPQGWRKYAISEYDFSASAMADELHLSPDDARLFMVADKKWKFIHAEGGLPPMLFDLENDPHELVDLGREPAYADVIDACYDKLFEWARRPAQRTTMSKAELMARRERPAHTGIILGAERSGDVDPELMRHYTGPARQRHDRK from the coding sequence ATGAGCCCTCAACGAAACATCCTTTTCATCATGTTTGATCAGTTGAGGTTTGATTATCTTGGCTGCACGGGCCACCCGCATCTTGATACCCCGAATATCGATCGGCTGGCGCAACAGTCGCTCCGGTTCAATCGATGCTATGTCCAGTCGCCGGTTTGCGGGGCCTCGCGCATGTCCTTCTATACCGGCCGATATGTCAGCTCGCACGGGGCGGCGTGGAATAATGTGCCGCTCAAGGTGGGTGAAGTCACCCTTGGTGATCACCTGCGCAATGCCGGCATGGATGCTGTCCTCATCGGTAAAACCCATATGCGGGTGGATGCAAGAGGCATGGCACGGCTGGGGCTTGCCCCGGATAGCGTGATCGGTGCCCGGGTCGCCGAATGCGGGTTTGATGCCTTTATTCGCGATGACGGACTTTGGGGGGAGGGGCCTGACGGTGCCTATGACCAAAAGCCTTCACCCTATCAGGCGTATCTCAGGTCGCGGGGCTATGACGGCGGCAATCCCTGGCATGACTACGCCAATGCCGGGGTGGATGATGATGGCAATATCGCCTCTGGATGGCTTTATGAAAATGCCGGTCTGCCTGCAAATATCCGCGAGGAAGATTCGGAAACGCCTTGGCTCACCCGTGAAGCCATCAGGTTTCTTGAAGAACGTAAATCAAGCCCCGAAACCCCGTGGCTGTGCCATCTTTCCTATATCAAGCCACATTGGCCCTATATCGTGCCGGCCCCTTATCATGACATCTACGGGGCTCAACATTTCCTCCCCGTGAACCGTCATGAGGATGAGCTCAAGAATCCCAACCCTGTCTATGCTGCCTTTGCCGGAAATGCCATCGGCCAGGCTTTCAGAAAGGAGTCGGTGCGCGCCAAGGCGCTTGGTGCCTATATGGGGCTGATCAAACAGATCGATGATCAGATGGGGGTTCTCTTCTCCTGGCTCGAAGAATCCGGCCAGATGGATAACACCATGATCGTGATCACCTCGGATCATGGCGATTACATGGGTGATCACTGGCTGGGGGAAAAGGACCTTTTTCATGAGCCATCGGTCAAGGTGCCGTTGATCATCCATGACCCTTCAAGCAAGGCTGATGCTTCCCGCGGGAACGTCTCGGATGCGCTGGTGGAAAGTATCGATCTTGCCCCGACGTTTCTTGATTTCATTGGCAGCCCGCAACCGGACGAGATACTGGAAGGCCGGTCTCTGATGCCGTTTCTTCATGGTGAGACACCGCAAGGATGGCGTAAATATGCGATCAGCGAATATGACTTTTCGGCCTCCGCCATGGCCGATGAGCTCCATCTATCCCCGGATGATGCGCGGCTCTTCATGGTGGCGGATAAAAAATGGAAGTTCATCCATGCCGAAGGCGGTCTGCCGCCAATGCTCTTTGATCTTGAAAACGATCCGCATGAACTGGTCGATCTCGGGCGTGAGCCGGCCTATGCTGACGTCATCGATGCGTGTTACGACAAGCTTTTTGAATGGGCGCGACGCCCGGCACAGCGAACGACGATGAGCAAGGCGGAACTCATGGCAAGGCGGGAACGCCCTGCCCATACCGGTATTATCCTCGGCGCGGAACGTTCTGGCGATGTCGACCCGGAACTCATGCGCCACTATACCGGCCCTGCCCGCCAGCGTCATGACAGGAAATAG
- the cueR gene encoding Cu(I)-responsive transcriptional regulator, with the protein MNISEAAHRSGLTVKTVRYYANIGMIVPARHKATGYRAYADSDIAKLQLVGTARKFDFSVEECRELLALYEDKNRPSREVKQMTLNKIAEIDQKLSELASLKAQLSHLASSCDGDNRSHCPILNAFSKGEKEIS; encoded by the coding sequence ATGAATATCAGCGAAGCTGCTCACCGCTCCGGCCTGACGGTAAAAACGGTCCGCTATTATGCGAATATCGGGATGATTGTGCCCGCCCGCCACAAGGCGACCGGATATCGCGCCTATGCGGATAGCGATATTGCAAAACTGCAACTTGTCGGCACAGCGCGAAAGTTTGATTTTTCGGTGGAGGAATGCCGGGAGTTGCTTGCGCTCTACGAGGACAAGAACAGGCCAAGCCGTGAAGTCAAGCAGATGACGCTCAATAAAATTGCCGAGATCGATCAGAAACTCTCCGAGCTTGCCTCGCTCAAGGCTCAACTCAGCCATCTTGCTTCTTCATGCGATGGAGACAACCGGTCTCACTGCCCCATACTCAATGCCTTTAGCAAGGGAGAAAAGGAAATCAGCTAA